A region of Micromonospora chokoriensis DNA encodes the following proteins:
- a CDS encoding cryptochrome/photolyase family protein, whose translation MTASTAVVLLTRDLRVHDHPALATTCAAFDRVVPLYVLDPALAGLSANRTRFLHQALADLRVELRERGGDLVVRHGDPVAETIRLAGEVGATAVALSADVSHYARRRERRLRAECDRHRLHLRLFPGLTVVEPGALQPGGGGDHYRVFSPYHRSWAARQWREELAAPDRVALPSGVRVGGLPKPPPGESPDAAVGGERVARQRLTDWLPALHRYDDQHDDMAGDDTSRLSPYLRFGCVSPLTVANSAGDRSGPFVRQLCWRDFYYQVTAAFPDISTAAYRRGATERWRYDDDALAAWTEGRTGMPIVDAGMRQMRAQGWMHNRARLITAGYLTKHLGQDWRSGVAVFFRWLLDGDVANNSGNWQWVAGTGNDTKPYRGFNPVRQAERYDPAGDYVRRWVPELAGVQGKAVHQPWRLPEALRRTLDYPPPLSVPGTDPVWLR comes from the coding sequence GTGACCGCGAGCACCGCGGTCGTGCTCCTCACCCGCGACCTGCGGGTGCACGACCACCCGGCGCTGGCCACCACCTGCGCGGCCTTCGACCGGGTGGTGCCGCTGTACGTCCTCGACCCGGCTCTCGCCGGCCTGTCGGCCAACCGCACCCGGTTCCTGCACCAGGCGCTCGCCGACCTGCGCGTCGAGCTCCGCGAGCGCGGCGGTGACCTGGTGGTACGGCACGGTGACCCGGTGGCCGAGACGATCCGGCTGGCCGGCGAGGTCGGTGCCACCGCCGTCGCGCTCTCCGCCGACGTCAGCCACTACGCCCGCCGTCGGGAGCGGCGGCTACGCGCCGAGTGCGACCGGCACCGGCTGCACCTGCGACTGTTCCCCGGGCTGACAGTGGTCGAGCCGGGCGCCCTCCAACCCGGTGGCGGGGGCGACCACTACCGGGTGTTCAGCCCGTACCACAGGTCCTGGGCAGCCCGGCAGTGGCGCGAGGAGTTGGCCGCGCCGGACCGGGTGGCGCTGCCCAGCGGTGTGCGCGTGGGCGGTCTGCCGAAGCCGCCGCCGGGAGAGTCGCCGGACGCCGCGGTCGGCGGGGAACGGGTCGCCCGCCAGCGGCTCACCGACTGGCTGCCCGCCCTGCACCGGTACGACGACCAGCACGACGACATGGCCGGCGACGACACGTCCCGGCTCAGCCCGTACCTGCGCTTCGGTTGCGTGTCCCCACTGACGGTGGCCAACAGTGCCGGGGACCGGTCCGGGCCGTTCGTCCGGCAGCTCTGCTGGCGGGACTTCTACTACCAGGTCACCGCCGCGTTCCCGGACATCTCCACAGCGGCGTACCGGCGGGGCGCCACCGAGCGGTGGCGCTACGACGACGACGCGTTGGCGGCCTGGACCGAAGGGCGGACCGGGATGCCCATCGTCGATGCCGGGATGCGGCAGATGCGTGCGCAGGGCTGGATGCACAACCGGGCCCGCCTGATCACGGCCGGCTACCTGACCAAGCACCTCGGGCAGGACTGGCGGTCCGGGGTGGCGGTCTTCTTCCGCTGGCTGCTCGACGGGGACGTGGCCAACAACTCCGGCAACTGGCAGTGGGTCGCCGGCACCGGCAACGACACCAAGCCGTACCGGGGGTTCAACCCGGTCCGGCAGGCCGAGCGGTACGACCCGGCCGGTGACTACGTACGCCGGTGGGTGCCGGAGCTGGCGGGGGTGCAGGGCAAGGCCGTCCACCAACCGTGGCGACTGCCCGAGGCGCTCCGCCGGACGCTCGACTATCCGCCGCCGCTCTCGGTGCCCGGCACCGACCCCGTGTGGCTGCGCTGA
- a CDS encoding phytoene/squalene synthase family protein, whose amino-acid sequence MDTDLTAAYDRCRELHKRHGRTYYLATRLLPAWKRRHVHALYGFTRYADEIVDRTEDLPQAERAALLDDWASRFVSGLHGAPVDDPLLPAVLHTIAVFDLDRDDFASFLKSMAMDLTVTAYPTYDHLLDYMEGSAAVIGTMMLPILGSSDPAAAREPARQLGFAFQLTNFIRDVAEDLDRGRTYLPDEDLAKFGVTREELAEARARGRGTQRTRELIEYEVTRAQAHYAAAAPGITMLAPASQACMRTAYALYGGILDEVAAQGYDVFTRRALVPQRRRMAVAARALLTSTGTPVTIPGPTIQPEPR is encoded by the coding sequence GTGGACACTGATCTCACCGCTGCCTATGACCGGTGCCGTGAGCTGCACAAACGCCATGGCCGCACCTACTATCTCGCCACCCGACTGCTGCCCGCTTGGAAACGACGACATGTGCACGCCCTCTACGGGTTCACCCGGTACGCGGACGAGATCGTGGACCGCACCGAGGACCTTCCCCAGGCCGAGCGGGCCGCCCTCCTGGACGACTGGGCCAGCCGTTTCGTGTCCGGCCTGCACGGTGCCCCCGTCGACGACCCGTTGCTGCCGGCCGTCCTGCACACGATCGCCGTCTTCGATCTCGACCGGGACGACTTTGCGTCGTTTCTGAAGAGCATGGCGATGGACCTGACAGTCACCGCGTACCCGACCTACGACCACCTGCTCGACTACATGGAGGGTTCGGCGGCGGTGATCGGCACGATGATGCTGCCGATCCTGGGCAGCTCCGACCCGGCGGCGGCGCGGGAACCGGCACGGCAGCTCGGCTTCGCCTTCCAGCTCACCAACTTCATCCGGGACGTCGCCGAGGACCTCGACCGGGGCCGCACCTACCTGCCGGACGAGGACCTGGCGAAGTTCGGCGTGACCCGCGAGGAGCTGGCCGAGGCCAGAGCCCGGGGCCGCGGCACCCAGCGGACCCGTGAGCTGATCGAGTACGAGGTGACCCGCGCCCAGGCGCACTACGCCGCCGCCGCTCCGGGCATCACCATGCTGGCGCCCGCCTCACAGGCCTGCATGCGCACCGCGTACGCCCTGTACGGCGGGATCCTCGACGAGGTGGCCGCGCAGGGCTACGACGTCTTCACCCGCCGGGCCCTGGTGCCGCAGCGGCGACGGATGGCGGTCGCCGCCCGTGCCCTGCTCACCTCGACCGGTACGCCGGTCACCATCCCCGGGCCGACGATCCAACCGGAGCCCCGGTGA
- a CDS encoding polyprenyl synthetase family protein, protein MANDAVAGNATRVAPTGPGDGDDPVRAVLAAYTQDLIAAVHETLNTFLTAEVDTLAEIDASMGRFAAAARDAVLVGGKRIRSTFAYWGWRGAVGGVEALPPVLPALAALELLHTFALVHDDVMDASTTRRGRPTAHVALAEQHVAAGHRGDPGRFGEAVAVLIGDLCMVWADRLLAQATVPSARLFEVRRCYDQMRVETVAGQYLDVLGENDPANWSVDRALRVARYKTASYTVQRPLLFGACLAGVPLDDPLVSAYTRYGLAVGEAFQLRDDLLGVYGDPAATGKPAGDDLRTGKPTTLLMLARELATPAQFRALERAADGPVDRIAELVVETGAVTRVERMIAERVSEALAALDAAPVDRTARTALTGLATAATNRRA, encoded by the coding sequence ATGGCCAACGACGCAGTTGCGGGCAACGCGACCCGCGTGGCGCCGACGGGGCCCGGGGACGGGGACGATCCGGTCCGCGCCGTCCTGGCCGCGTACACCCAGGACCTGATCGCGGCGGTGCACGAGACCCTGAACACGTTCCTCACCGCCGAGGTCGACACCCTCGCCGAGATCGACGCGTCGATGGGCCGCTTCGCCGCAGCCGCGCGGGACGCCGTCCTCGTCGGCGGCAAACGGATCCGGTCCACGTTCGCCTACTGGGGGTGGCGAGGTGCGGTCGGCGGCGTCGAGGCACTGCCCCCCGTGCTGCCCGCGCTGGCCGCGCTGGAGCTGCTGCACACCTTCGCCCTGGTCCACGACGACGTGATGGACGCGTCCACCACTCGCCGGGGCCGGCCCACCGCGCACGTCGCGCTCGCCGAACAACACGTCGCCGCCGGCCACCGAGGTGATCCCGGCCGGTTCGGCGAGGCGGTCGCCGTGCTCATCGGTGACCTCTGCATGGTCTGGGCCGATCGGCTGCTGGCCCAGGCCACGGTGCCGTCGGCCCGGCTGTTCGAGGTTCGCCGCTGCTACGACCAGATGCGGGTGGAGACGGTCGCCGGGCAATACCTCGACGTGCTCGGCGAGAACGACCCGGCCAACTGGTCGGTCGACCGCGCGCTGCGGGTGGCCCGCTACAAGACCGCCAGCTACACCGTCCAGCGACCACTGCTCTTCGGGGCCTGCCTGGCCGGCGTCCCCCTCGACGATCCGCTGGTCTCCGCGTACACCCGTTACGGCCTGGCCGTCGGCGAGGCGTTCCAGCTGCGCGACGACCTCCTCGGTGTCTACGGCGACCCGGCCGCCACCGGCAAGCCGGCCGGTGACGACCTCCGCACCGGAAAGCCGACCACCCTGCTCATGCTGGCCCGGGAGCTGGCCACGCCGGCGCAGTTCCGGGCGTTGGAACGGGCCGCCGACGGACCGGTCGACCGGATCGCCGAGTTGGTCGTCGAGACCGGCGCCGTGACCCGGGTGGAGCGGATGATCGCCGAGCGGGTGAGTGAGGCGCTGGCGGCGCTCGACGCCGCACCCGTGGACCGGACGGCGCGCACCGCGCTGACCGGGCTGGCCACCGCCGCCACCAACCGGCGGGCCTGA
- the crtI gene encoding phytoene desaturase family protein, whose product MRTVTGRTDRVVVVGAGLGGLACALHLAGSGRQVTVLEREPVPGGRAGRLAVDGYEFDTGPTVLTMPDLIAEALGAVGEDMRDWLDLTPLDPAYRAYYPDGSTLDVLTDTTRMAAEISRVCGPREADGYLRFVDYARELWRLERADFIERNLDAPTDLLTGNLLKLLAGGAFRRLQTKINQFFRDPRTQRIFSFQAMYAGLAPHDALAIYTVIAYLDSVAGVYFPRGGIHAVSRAMAGAAEKHGVQIRYDTTVTRVETANGRATGVLTADGELIRADVVVLNPDLPVAYRDLLPAAPARRLTYSPSCVVLHVGSRQAYDKIAHHNIHFGRAWKGTFDEVIRRGELMTDPSLLVTNPSRTDPSVAPADRHTYYVLAPVPNLHRAPFEWRGDLTQRYSDQLIGTLEERGYVGFGAGVEVLRAITPAEWEEQGMAAGTPFAAAHTLFQTGPFRPSNLHRDLSNVVFVGSGTQPGVGVPMVLISGKLAAGRITGDGR is encoded by the coding sequence GTGCGGACGGTGACAGGACGGACGGACCGGGTGGTGGTCGTCGGGGCCGGGCTGGGTGGGCTCGCCTGCGCGCTGCACCTCGCCGGCAGCGGCCGGCAGGTGACGGTGCTGGAACGCGAGCCGGTGCCCGGTGGGCGCGCCGGTCGACTCGCCGTGGACGGCTACGAGTTCGACACCGGTCCGACGGTGCTCACCATGCCCGACCTGATCGCCGAGGCGCTCGGTGCGGTCGGTGAGGACATGCGCGACTGGCTCGACCTGACCCCGCTCGACCCGGCCTACCGGGCGTACTACCCGGACGGCTCGACCCTCGACGTGCTCACCGACACCACGCGGATGGCCGCCGAGATCTCTCGGGTCTGCGGGCCACGTGAGGCCGACGGTTACCTGCGCTTCGTCGACTACGCGCGGGAGCTGTGGCGTCTGGAGCGGGCCGACTTCATCGAGCGCAACCTGGACGCGCCGACCGACCTCCTCACCGGCAACCTGCTCAAGTTGCTCGCCGGTGGGGCGTTCCGACGCCTCCAGACCAAGATCAACCAGTTCTTCCGGGACCCGCGTACCCAGCGGATCTTCTCCTTCCAGGCGATGTACGCCGGCCTCGCGCCGCACGACGCGCTGGCCATCTACACCGTCATCGCGTACCTCGACTCGGTGGCCGGGGTCTACTTCCCGCGCGGCGGCATTCACGCGGTCTCCAGGGCGATGGCCGGCGCGGCCGAGAAGCACGGCGTGCAGATCCGGTACGACACCACTGTGACCCGGGTGGAGACCGCGAACGGCCGAGCCACCGGTGTGCTCACCGCGGACGGCGAACTGATCCGGGCGGACGTCGTCGTGCTCAACCCGGACCTGCCGGTCGCCTACCGGGATCTGCTCCCGGCCGCTCCGGCACGACGGCTCACCTACTCACCGTCCTGCGTCGTTCTGCACGTCGGCTCCCGACAGGCATATGACAAGATCGCCCATCACAACATCCACTTCGGACGCGCGTGGAAGGGCACCTTCGATGAGGTCATCCGGCGGGGTGAGTTGATGACCGACCCGTCGCTGCTGGTGACCAACCCGAGCCGGACCGACCCGTCGGTGGCGCCCGCGGACCGGCACACCTACTACGTGCTCGCCCCCGTGCCCAACCTGCACCGGGCTCCGTTCGAGTGGCGCGGCGACCTGACCCAGCGCTACAGCGACCAGCTGATCGGTACGTTGGAGGAGCGCGGCTACGTCGGCTTCGGCGCCGGCGTCGAGGTGCTGCGGGCGATCACCCCGGCCGAGTGGGAGGAGCAGGGCATGGCCGCGGGCACGCCGTTCGCCGCCGCCCACACCCTCTTCCAGACCGGCCCGTTCCGTCCGTCGAACCTGCACCGCGACCTGTCGAACGTGGTCTTCGTCGGTTCCGGAACACAGCCCGGGGTCGGCGTGCCGATGGTGCTCATCTCCGGCAAGCTCGCCGCCGGCCGGATCACCGGGGATGGCCGATGA